A genomic window from Nocardioides sp. BP30 includes:
- a CDS encoding bifunctional folylpolyglutamate synthase/dihydrofolate synthase, whose amino-acid sequence MSETPQARPAQTIDEAQDALLSRWPETRLEPSLDRIRAFTELLGDPQHAYQVIHLTGTNGKTSTARMVETLLGALDLRTGRFTSPHVERINERISVDGEPLSDEEFVAAYNEVAPYTHLVDEDQPHPLSFFETVVGMAFAKFAEAPVDVAVVEVGMGGSWDATNVADGQVAVITPIALDHAQYLGDTPVAIAQEKAGIIKPGATVVTAKQLPEVREVLLARAAEVGATVVEEDVDFGVLARSPAVGGQVLSLRGLHGTYDEVFVPLYGAHQAQNAALALAAVESLLAPPDQQGQPLSAEVVSDAFGRVSSPGRLEIVRSSPTILLDAAHNPHGAEATAAALEDSFSFDHVIGVIGVMGDKDVEGVLAVFEPHLSHLVVTQNSTERAMSARRLGQIAIEMYGEERVSVVPRLDDAIDAAAAIAEESDSSISAGAVLVTGSVVTVGEARALLRRKGSR is encoded by the coding sequence ATGAGCGAGACACCCCAGGCCCGACCGGCCCAGACGATCGATGAGGCCCAGGACGCGTTGCTGTCCCGCTGGCCCGAGACCCGACTGGAGCCCAGTCTCGACCGGATCCGCGCCTTCACCGAGCTGCTCGGCGACCCGCAGCACGCCTACCAGGTGATCCACCTGACCGGCACGAACGGCAAGACCTCGACCGCGAGGATGGTCGAGACCCTCCTCGGTGCCCTCGACCTGCGCACCGGCCGCTTCACCAGCCCCCACGTCGAGCGGATCAACGAGCGGATCAGCGTCGACGGCGAGCCGTTGAGCGATGAGGAGTTCGTCGCCGCCTACAACGAGGTCGCGCCCTACACCCACCTGGTCGACGAGGACCAGCCCCATCCGCTCTCCTTCTTCGAGACAGTGGTGGGGATGGCGTTCGCGAAGTTCGCCGAGGCGCCCGTCGACGTGGCTGTGGTCGAGGTCGGCATGGGCGGCTCGTGGGACGCCACCAACGTCGCGGACGGCCAGGTCGCGGTGATCACCCCGATCGCCCTGGATCACGCGCAGTACCTGGGCGACACGCCCGTCGCGATCGCCCAGGAGAAGGCCGGCATCATCAAGCCCGGCGCGACCGTCGTGACAGCCAAGCAGCTGCCCGAGGTGCGCGAGGTGTTGCTCGCCCGCGCTGCCGAGGTCGGTGCCACCGTCGTGGAGGAGGATGTCGACTTCGGCGTCCTGGCCCGCTCGCCCGCCGTCGGCGGACAGGTGCTGAGCCTGCGCGGGCTGCACGGCACCTACGACGAGGTCTTCGTGCCCCTGTACGGCGCCCACCAGGCGCAGAACGCGGCGCTCGCCCTGGCAGCGGTCGAGTCGCTGCTCGCCCCGCCCGACCAGCAGGGGCAGCCGCTCTCCGCCGAGGTCGTGAGCGACGCGTTCGGTCGGGTCAGCTCGCCGGGCCGGCTGGAGATCGTGCGCAGCAGCCCGACCATCCTGCTCGACGCGGCGCACAATCCGCACGGCGCGGAGGCGACCGCCGCCGCACTGGAGGACAGCTTCAGCTTCGATCACGTGATCGGCGTGATCGGCGTGATGGGTGACAAGGACGTCGAAGGGGTGCTGGCTGTCTTCGAGCCGCACCTGTCCCACCTCGTCGTCACGCAGAACAGCACCGAGCGGGCGATGTCGGCCCGGCGGCTGGGCCAAATCGCGATCGAGATGTACGGCGAGGAGCGCGTCTCCGTCGTACCGCGCCTCGACGACGCCATCGATGCCGCGGCCGCGATCGCCGAGGAGTCCGACAGCTCGATCAGCGCTGGCGCCGTGCTCGTCACCGGCTCGGTCGTCACGGTCGGCGAGGCCCGCGCGTTGCTGCGCCGCAAGGGGAGCCGATGA
- a CDS encoding DUF4233 domain-containing protein produces the protein MSEQPDPQDAAGDAVGDAAEYAAEDAAEDAAEDAVVYADDRDTSPRRSMAAAILVLQGIVLALTTPVMISIGNVSWRAAVPIGVGLCLVCILLSGMLRRRWAYAAGWLVQVVSLALGLVVHMMFVLGIIFLVLWWGAMALSSKIEREKAAAYAAYDRLSPEEQAAQDRAVQAHRPPARE, from the coding sequence ATGAGCGAGCAGCCCGACCCGCAGGACGCCGCCGGGGACGCCGTCGGGGACGCAGCCGAGTACGCCGCCGAGGACGCCGCCGAGGACGCCGCTGAGGACGCCGTCGTCTACGCCGACGACCGCGACACCTCGCCGCGCCGGAGCATGGCGGCGGCGATCCTGGTGCTGCAGGGCATCGTGCTCGCGCTGACCACGCCGGTGATGATCTCGATCGGCAACGTGTCGTGGCGTGCGGCGGTGCCGATCGGTGTCGGGCTGTGCCTGGTCTGCATCCTGCTCTCCGGCATGCTGCGCCGGCGATGGGCCTACGCCGCCGGCTGGCTGGTCCAGGTCGTCTCGCTGGCGCTCGGCCTCGTGGTCCACATGATGTTCGTGCTCGGCATCATCTTCCTGGTGCTGTGGTGGGGCGCGATGGCGCTCTCCAGCAAGATCGAGCGGGAGAAGGCGGCCGCCTACGCGGCCTACGACCGGCTCAGTCCCGAGGAGCAGGCGGCGCAGGATCGGGCCGTGCAGGCCCACCGACCGCCAGCGCGCGAGTGA
- the pdxR gene encoding MocR-like pyridoxine biosynthesis transcription factor PdxR, translating into MSTLPLRLDRTAAVPMPAQLATQVRSLIVGGTLLRGDRLPSSRALAADLVVSRAVVEQGYEQLVAEGWLETRRGAGTFVASGGLAPPPAATRPSRRPVERPLVLLDTGTPWIDPRQRAGWRRAWREVSAVAPPPGYDDPRGLPELRVALADRLGRTRGLVVEPDEIVVTAGTGDGLRQLLRVLPPGPIGVEDPGYRAAAATVADAGRATVDVPAAAPITSVRGLAGIYVTPAHQHPLGRVMPAAERLDLLAAARAADAIVIEDDYDSEFRYDVAPVPALASLDRERVAYLGTAAKAVAPALRLGWLVVPPALAGPLQEHRLVTHDGASWPAQRALLTLLRDGWVDKVVRAARRTYAERAPRVAAALSPYAELAGPLAGMYSTWLMPEDRAVAARDAALAAGFQVGLLSSYARSSGHTGLVIGFGGVSDAELDAALAVLTRALAVGGPARPDPAPPAPRD; encoded by the coding sequence GTGAGCACGCTGCCGCTGCGGCTGGATCGCACCGCCGCCGTGCCGATGCCGGCGCAGCTCGCCACGCAGGTCCGCTCGCTGATCGTCGGCGGCACCCTCCTGCGCGGCGACCGGCTGCCGTCGAGCCGGGCGCTCGCCGCCGACCTCGTGGTCTCGCGGGCCGTGGTCGAGCAGGGATACGAACAGCTGGTGGCGGAGGGCTGGCTGGAGACCCGCCGCGGCGCCGGCACCTTCGTCGCCTCCGGCGGCCTGGCGCCGCCACCGGCGGCGACCCGGCCGTCCCGCCGTCCGGTCGAGCGACCCCTGGTCCTCCTCGACACCGGCACGCCGTGGATCGACCCGCGCCAGCGCGCCGGGTGGCGGCGCGCCTGGCGCGAGGTCTCGGCCGTCGCTCCGCCGCCCGGGTACGACGACCCGCGCGGCCTGCCCGAGCTGCGCGTCGCCCTGGCCGACCGGCTCGGCCGCACCCGCGGCCTCGTGGTCGAGCCTGACGAGATCGTGGTGACGGCCGGCACCGGCGATGGCCTGCGCCAGCTGCTGCGGGTGCTGCCGCCCGGACCGATCGGCGTCGAGGACCCGGGCTACCGCGCCGCTGCGGCGACCGTCGCCGACGCCGGCCGGGCGACGGTCGACGTCCCCGCGGCCGCACCGATCACGTCGGTGCGCGGGCTCGCCGGGATCTACGTCACCCCGGCGCACCAGCACCCGCTGGGCCGGGTCATGCCGGCGGCCGAGCGCCTCGACCTGCTCGCCGCGGCCCGGGCGGCGGACGCCATCGTGATCGAGGACGACTACGACTCGGAGTTCCGCTACGACGTCGCCCCCGTCCCGGCGCTCGCCAGCCTGGACCGCGAGCGGGTCGCCTATCTCGGAACAGCGGCCAAGGCAGTGGCGCCGGCGCTGCGGCTGGGCTGGCTGGTCGTACCGCCCGCGCTCGCCGGCCCGCTGCAGGAGCACCGCCTGGTCACGCACGACGGTGCCTCCTGGCCGGCCCAGCGGGCACTGCTCACGCTGCTGCGCGACGGCTGGGTCGACAAGGTGGTCAGGGCCGCGCGGCGCACCTACGCCGAGCGGGCACCACGGGTCGCCGCGGCGCTCTCGCCGTACGCCGAGCTGGCCGGCCCGCTGGCCGGGATGTACTCGACCTGGCTGATGCCCGAGGATCGGGCCGTGGCGGCCCGCGACGCCGCCCTGGCAGCGGGGTTTCAGGTCGGGCTCCTCAGCAGCTATGCGCGCAGCAGCGGCCACACCGGACTGGTGATCGGGTTCGGCGGGGTCAGCGACGCCGAGCTGGACGCGGCGCTGGCAGTGCTCACTCGCGCGCTGGCGGTCGGTGGGCCTGCACGGCCCGATCCTGCGCCGCCTGCTCCTCGGGACTGA
- a CDS encoding pyridoxamine 5'-phosphate oxidase family protein: MSTLSPTPRTTVGREKERAVADRASLHRLLADGLVAHLGVAMGTHPVVLPTAYGVDLDGPDDGGTLYLHGSVAAGWLAAALAGDVCVTLTELDGLVAARSGFNHSMNYRSAVIIGTPRRVDDPAERRRALDLIVDQMVPGRAATLREPTRKELAATVVLALPMAEASMKQRAGGPEDEPEDVAAGIWAGVIPLRRISAGVVTSPDSHSAVPADVRARAEALG; encoded by the coding sequence ATGTCCACGCTCTCACCCACCCCACGCACCACCGTCGGCCGGGAGAAGGAGCGCGCGGTCGCCGATCGCGCGAGCCTGCACCGGCTCCTCGCCGACGGGCTGGTCGCGCACCTCGGCGTCGCCATGGGCACCCACCCGGTGGTGCTGCCGACGGCGTACGGCGTGGATCTCGACGGGCCGGACGACGGCGGCACGCTCTACCTGCACGGCTCGGTGGCGGCCGGTTGGCTCGCAGCGGCGCTGGCCGGGGACGTCTGCGTCACCCTCACCGAGCTGGACGGCCTGGTCGCCGCGCGAAGCGGCTTCAACCATTCGATGAACTACCGCAGCGCCGTGATCATCGGTACGCCGCGGCGCGTCGACGACCCGGCCGAGCGGCGTCGGGCGCTGGATCTGATCGTCGATCAGATGGTCCCCGGTCGAGCCGCCACCCTGCGCGAGCCCACCCGCAAGGAGCTGGCGGCGACGGTCGTGCTCGCGCTCCCGATGGCCGAGGCGAGCATGAAGCAGCGCGCCGGCGGTCCCGAGGACGAACCCGAGGATGTGGCCGCCGGGATCTGGGCCGGTGTGATCCCGCTGCGCCGGATCAGTGCCGGCGTGGTGACCTCGCCAGACTCGCACAGCGCGGTGCCTGCCGACGTCAGGGCGCGTGCCGAGGCGTTGGGCTGA
- a CDS encoding FMN-binding negative transcriptional regulator, translated as MYVPRFNAADESWARALVAEVGAGELVSTGPDGYPLATLLPVLWRGDLVVAHLARANPHWRALGDGAPALLVCTGPQAYVHPGWYPAKGEHGKVVPTWNYSSVHLRGTARVIEDAGWLREAVTALTDRHEAGLVDRWRVSDAPAGYVDGMLRAIVGVELRVERIEAKAKLSQNRSEADRRGVIEGLGEHPVAEAMRRGEADFA; from the coding sequence GTGTACGTCCCGCGCTTCAACGCCGCCGACGAGTCCTGGGCACGGGCCCTGGTCGCGGAGGTCGGTGCCGGTGAGCTCGTGAGCACCGGGCCCGACGGCTACCCGCTCGCCACCCTGCTGCCGGTGCTCTGGCGGGGCGACCTGGTGGTGGCCCACCTGGCGCGAGCCAACCCCCACTGGCGCGCCCTCGGCGATGGTGCGCCTGCGCTGCTCGTCTGCACCGGACCGCAGGCCTACGTCCATCCGGGCTGGTACCCCGCGAAGGGGGAGCACGGCAAGGTGGTTCCGACCTGGAACTACTCCTCGGTCCACCTGAGGGGCACGGCCCGCGTGATCGAGGACGCCGGATGGCTGCGAGAGGCGGTGACGGCGCTGACCGACCGGCACGAGGCCGGGCTCGTCGACCGGTGGCGGGTCTCGGACGCGCCCGCCGGCTATGTCGACGGCATGCTCCGGGCGATCGTCGGCGTGGAGCTGCGGGTGGAGCGGATCGAGGCGAAGGCGAAGCTGTCCCAGAACCGCTCCGAGGCTGACCGGCGCGGTGTCATCGAGGGGCTGGGCGAGCATCCGGTCGCGGAGGCGATGCGCCGGGGTGAGGCCGACTTCGCGTGA
- the ndk gene encoding nucleoside-diphosphate kinase has protein sequence MTQRTLVLVKPDGVRRGLTGEVIRRIEAKGYTLVALELRTATPELLAQHYAEHEGKPFYEPLVEFMLSGPVAALVIEGERVIEGFRSLAGTTDPTTAAPGTIRGDLGRDWGLAVQQNLVHGSDAPESAEREIGIWFPAL, from the coding sequence ATGACTCAGCGCACCCTCGTCCTCGTCAAGCCCGACGGTGTCCGCCGCGGCCTCACCGGCGAGGTGATCCGTCGCATCGAGGCGAAGGGCTACACCCTGGTCGCGCTGGAGCTGCGCACCGCGACGCCGGAGCTGCTCGCCCAGCACTATGCCGAGCACGAGGGCAAGCCCTTCTACGAGCCGCTGGTCGAGTTCATGCTCTCCGGCCCCGTTGCCGCGCTCGTGATCGAGGGTGAGCGCGTGATCGAGGGCTTCCGGTCCCTGGCCGGCACGACCGACCCCACGACGGCCGCCCCCGGCACGATCCGCGGTGACCTGGGCCGCGACTGGGGTCTGGCGGTGCAGCAGAACCTCGTGCACGGCTCGGATGCTCCGGAGTCGGCCGAGCGCGAGATCGGGATCTGGTTCCCCGCTCTGTGA